Proteins from one Chanodichthys erythropterus isolate Z2021 chromosome 15, ASM2448905v1, whole genome shotgun sequence genomic window:
- the sdhaf3 gene encoding succinate dehydrogenase assembly factor 3, mitochondrial gives MAHSAHVSAVRSLYKRILLLHRFLPIDLRALGDQYVKDEFRRNKTASGKEEVTRFMTEWQNYKDTLQTQVLEAMESKKFVFGADLPEEKLKDFQDEQIGQLYELMLESSKPNRQFNIQEEGTPK, from the exons ATGGCACATTCAGCACATGTATCAGCGGTTCGGTCGTTGTATAAGAGAATCCTGTTACTGCACCGCTTCCTGCCCATAGACCTGCGGGCTCTGGGTGATCAGTATGTGAAAGATGAATTCAGAAGAAACAAGACTGCATCAGGGAAAGAGGAGGTCACACGCTTCATGACAGAATGGCAG AACTACAAAGATACCCTACAGACACAGGTGCTGGAAGCGATGGAAAGCAAGAAGTTCGTATTTGGCGCTGATTTACCGGAAGAGAAACTCAAAGACTTTCAAGATGAGCAGATTGGACAGCTTTATGAGCTTATGCTTGAGTCCTCAAAACCCAACCGGCAGTTTAATATTCAAGAGGAGGGAACTCCAAAGTAA